The following proteins come from a genomic window of Eubalaena glacialis isolate mEubGla1 chromosome X, mEubGla1.1.hap2.+ XY, whole genome shotgun sequence:
- the CDK16 gene encoding cyclin-dependent kinase 16 isoform X2, whose product MDRMKKIKRQLSMTLRGGRGVDKTNGAPEQIGLDESGGGGGSDLGEGPTHAALGEPRSGRGPLSSAPEIVHEDLKMGSDGESDQASATSSDEVQSPVRVRMRNHPPRKISTEDINKRLSLPADIRLPEGYLEKLTLNSPIFDKPLSRRLRRVSLSEIGFGKLETYIKLDKLGEGTYATVYKGKSKLTDNLVALKEIRLEHEEGAPCTAIREVSLLKDLKHANIVTLHDIIHTEKSLTLVFEYLDKDLKQYLDDCGNVINMHNVKLFLFQLLRGLAYCHRQKVLHRDLKPQNLLINERGELKLADFGLARAKSIPTKTYSNEVVTLWYRPPDILLGSTDYSTQIDMWGVGCIFYEMATGRPLFPGSTVEEQLHFIFRILGTPTEETWPGILSNEEFKTYNYPKYRAEALLSHAPRLDSDGADLLTKLLQFEGRNRISAEDAMKHPFFLSLGERIHKLPDTTSIFALKEIQLQKEASIRSSSMPDSGRPAFRVVDTEF is encoded by the exons ATGGATCGGATGAAGAAGATCAAACGGCAGCTGTCAATGACACTCCGAGGGGGCCGAGGCGTAGATAAGACCAATGGTGCCCCTGAACAGATAGGCCTGGATGAGAgtggcggtggcggcggcagTGACCTTGGAGAGGGCCCCACACATGCTGCCCTGGGGGAACCTCGCTCTGGACGGGGCCCACTCAGCTCTGCACCAG AGATTGTACACGAGGACTTGAAGATGGGGTCTGACGGGGAAAGTGACCAGGCTTCAGCCACGTCCTCGGATGAGGTGCAGTCACCAGTGAGGGTGCGCATGCGCAACCATCCCCCACGCAAGATCTCCACTGAG GACATCAACAAGCGCCTATCACTACCAGCCGACATCCGGCTGCCCGAGGGCTACCTTGAGAAGCTGACCCTCAATAGCCCCATCTTCGACAAGCCCCTCAGTCGCCGCCTCCGCCGTGTCAGCCTG TCTGAGATTGGCTTTGGGAAACTGGAGACCTACATCAAGCTGGACAAGCTGGGAGAG GGTACCTATGCCACCGTCTACAAAGGCAAAAGCAAGCTCACAGACAACCTCGTGGCACTCAAGGAGATCAGACTGGAACACGAAGAGGGGGCACCCTGCACCGCCATCCGGGAAG TGTCCCTGCTCAAGGACCTCAAACACGCCAACATCGTCACGCTACACGACATCATTCACACAGAGAAGTCCCTCACCCTTGTCTTTGAGTACCTG GACAAGGACCTGAAGCAGTACCTGGATGACTGTGGGAACGTCATCAACATGCACAACGTGAAA CTGTTCCTGTTCCAGCTGCTCCGTGGCCTGGCCTACTGCCACCGGCAGAAGGTGCTACACCGAGACCTCAAGCCCCAGAACCTGCTCATCAATGAGAGAGGAGAGCTCAAGCTGGCCGACTTTG GCCTGGCCCGGGCCAAGTCAATTCCAACGAAGACCTACTCCAATGAGGTGGTAACACTGTGGTACCGGCCCCCCGACATCCTGCTCGGGTCCACAGACTACTCCACTCAGATTGACATGTG GGGTGTGGGCTGCATCTTCTATGAGATGGCCACAGGCCGGCCCCTCTTCCCGGGCTCCACGGTGGAGGAACAGCTGCACTTCATCTTCCGCATCTTGG GAACCCCAACTGAGGAGACATGGCCGGGCATCCTGTCCAATGAAGAGTTCAAGACATACAACTACCCCAAGTACCGAGCCGAGGCCCTTTTGAGCCATGCGCCCCG ACTTGACAGCGACGGGGCTGACCTCCTCACCAAGCTGCTGCAG TTTGAAGGTCGCAATCGGATCTCCGCAGAAGATGCCATGAAACATCCATTCTTCCTCAGTCTGGGGGAACGGATCCACAAACTTCCTGACA CTACTTCCATATTTGCACTAAAGGAGATCCAGCTACAAAAGGAGGCCAGCATTCGGTCTTCGTCAATGCCTGACTCAG GCAGGCCAGCTTTCCGAGTGGTGGACACCGAGTTCTAA
- the UBA1 gene encoding ubiquitin-like modifier-activating enzyme 1, giving the protein MSGSPLSKKRRVSGPDPKPGSNCSPAHSVLSEVPSVPTNGMAKNGSEADIDEGLYSRQLYVLGHEAMKRLQTSSVLVSGLRGLGVEIAKNIILGGVKAVTLHDQGTAQWADLSSQFYLREEDIGKNRAEVSQPHLAELNSYVPVSAYTGPLVEDFLSDFQVVVLTNTPLEDQLRVGEFCHSHGIKLVVADTRGLFGQLFCDFGEEMILTDSNGEQPLSAMVSMVTKDNPGVVTCLDEARHGFESGDFVSFSEVQGMIELNGSQPMEIKVLGPYTFSICDTSSFSDYIRGGIVSQVKVPKKISFKSLLASLAEPDFVMTDFAKFSRPTQLHIGFQALHQFCAQHGRPPRPRNEEDATELVTLAQAVNARALPAVQQDSLDEDLIRKLAYVAAGDLAPINAFIGGLAAQEVMKACSGKFMPIMQWLYFDALECLPEDKEALTEDKCLPRQNRYDGQVAVFGSYLQEKLGKQKYFLVGAGAIGCELLKNFAMIGLGCGEGGEIVVTDMDTIEKSNLNRQFLFRPWDVTKLKSDTAAAAVHQMNPHIRVTSHQNRVGPDTERIYDDDFFQNLDGVANALDNVDARMYMDRRCVYYRKPLLESGTLGTKGNVQVVIPFLTESYSSSQDPPEKSIPICTLKNFPNAIEHTLQWARDEFEGLFKQPAENVNQYLTDPKFVERTLRLAGTQPLEVLEAVQRSLVLQRPQTWADCVAWACHHWHTQYSNNIRQLLHNFPPDQLTSSGAPFWSGPKRCPHPLTFDVNNPLHLDYVMAAANLFAQTYGLTGSQDRAAVATLLQSVQVPEFTPKSGVKIHVSDQELQSANASVDDSRLEELKATLPSPEKLPGFKMYPIDFEKDDDSNFHMDFIVAASNLRAENYDIPPADRHKSKLIAGKIIPAIATTTAAVVGLVCLELYKVVQGHRQLDSYKNGFLNLALPFFGFSEPLAAPRHQYYNQEWTLWDRFEVQGLQSNGEEMTLKQFLDYFKTEHKLEITMLSQGVSMLYSFFMPAAKLKERLDQPMTEIVSRVSKRKLGRHVRALVLELCCNDESGEDVEVPYVRYTIR; this is encoded by the exons atgtCCGGCTCGCCGCTGTCCAAGAAACGTCGCGTGTCCGGGCCTGATCCAAAGCCGGGTTCTAACTGTTCCCCTGCCCACTCCGTGTTGTCCGAAGTGCCCTCGGTGCCAACCAAC GGAATGGCGAAGAACGGCAGTGAAGCAGACATAGATGAGGGACTTTACTCCCGGCAGCT GTATGTGTTGGGCCACGAGGCAATGAAGCGGCTCCAGACGTCCAGCGTACTGGTATCAGGCCTGCGGGGCCTGGGCGTGGAGATTGCTAAGAACATCATCCTTGGTGGGGTCAAGGCCGTCACTCTGCATGACCAGGGCACTGCCCAGTGGGCCGACCTCTCCTCCCAG TTCTACCTGCGGGAGGAGGACATTGGGAAAAACCGGGCTGAGGTCTCCCAGCCCCACCTGGCTGAGCTCAACAGCTACGTGCCTGTCAGCGCCTATACTGGACCCCTCGTAGAGGACTTCCTCAGTGACTTCCAG GTGGTGGTCCTCACCAACACCCCCCTGGAGGACCAGCTGCGGGTGGGTGAGTTCTGTCACAGCCATGGCATCAAGCTGGTGGTGGCAGACACACGGGGCCTGTTTGG GCAGCTTTTCTGTGACTTTGGAGAGGAAATGATCCTCACAGATTCCAATGGGGAGCAGCCGCTCAGTGCTATGGTTTCTATGGTCACCAAG GACAACCCCGGTGTGGTTACCTGTCTGGATGAGGCCCGGCATGGCTTTGAGAGTGGCGACTTTGTCTCCTTTTCGGAAGTACAGGGCATGATTGAACTCAACGGAAGTCAGCCCATGGAAATCAAAGTCCTGG GTCCTTACACCTTTAGCATCTGTGACACCTCCAGCTTCTCTGATTATATCCGTGGAGGCATCGTCAGCCAGGTCAAAGTACCCAAGAAGATCAGCTTT AAATCCTTGCTGGCCTCCCTGGCAGAGCCTGACTTCGTGATGACGGACTTCGCCAAGTTTTCCCGCCCCACCCAGCTGCACATTGGCTTCCAGGCCCTGCACCAGTTCTGTGCTCAGCATGGCCGGCCCCCTCGGCCCCGCAATGAG GAGGATGCCACAGAGCTGGTGACCTTGGCCCAGGCTGTGAATGCTCGAGCCCTGCCAGCGGTGCAGCAGGACAGCCTGGATGAGGACCTCATCCGAAAGCTGGCATATGTGGCTGCTGGGGATCTGGCACCCATAAATGCCTTCATCGGGGGTCTAGCTGCCCAGGAGGTCATGAAG GCTTGCTCCGGGAAGTTTATGCCCATCATGCAGTGGCTGTACTTTGATGCACTGGAGTGTCTCCCCGAGGACAAAGAGGCTCTCACGGAGGACAAGTGCCTCCCG CGCCAGAACCGTTATGATGGGCAGGTAGCTGTATTTGGCTCATACCTGCAAGAGAAGTTGGGCAAGCAGAAGTACTTCCTG GTGGGCGCAGGGGCCATTGGCTGTGAACTGCTCAAGAACTTTGCCATGATTGGgctgggctgtggggagggaggagaaattgTCGTCACAGACATGGACACCATTGAGAAGTCAAATCTGAACAGACAGTTTCTGTTCCGGCCCTGGGACGTCACG AAGTTAAAGTCTGACACAGCTGCTGCAGCTGTGCACCAGATGAATCCGCACATCCGAGTGACAAGCCACCAGAACCGTGTAGGCCCTGACACCGAGCGCATCTATGATGACGATTTCTTCCAAAACCTGGATGGTGTGGCCAACGCCCTGGATAATGTGGATGCCC GCATGTACATGGACCGCCGCTGCGTGTACTACCGTAAGCCACTGCTGGAGTCAGGCACACTGGGCACCAAGGGCAATGTGCAGGTGGTGATCCCCTTCCTGACAGAATCATACAGCTCCAGCCAGGACCCGCCTGAAAAGTCCATCCCCATCTGCACACTGAAGAACTTCCCCAATGCCATCGAGCACACCCTGCAG TGGGCTAGAGACGAGTTTGAAGGCCTCTTCAAGCAGCCGGCAGAAAACGTCAACCAGTACCTCAC AGACCCCAAGTTTGTGGAGCGGACCCTGCGGCTGGCGGGCACCCAACCCCTGGAGGTGCTGGAGGCCGTGCAGCGCAGCCTGGTGCTGCAGCGGCCACAGACCTGGGCCGACTGTGTGGCCTGGGCCTGCCACCACTGGCACACCCAGTACTCTAACAACATCCGGCAGCTGCTGCACAACTTCCCTCCCGACCAG CTCACAAGCTCGGGAGCTCCATTCTGGTCTGGGCCCAAACGCTGTCCACACCCGCTCACCTTTGATGTCAACAAT CCTCTGCATCTGGACTACGTGATGGCTGCTGCCAACCTGTTTGCCCAGACCTACGGGCTGACAGGCTCTCAGGACCGAGCTGCCGTGGCAACGCTCCTACAGTCTGTGCAGGTCCCCGAGTTTACCCCCAAGTCCGGCGTCAAGATCCATGTCTCTGACCAGGAGCTACAGAGCGCCAATGCCTCTGTTG ATGACAGTCGTCTGGAGGAGCTCAAGGCCACACTGCCCAGTCCAGAAAAGCTCCCTGGGTTCAAGATGTACCCCATTGACTTCGAGAAG GATGATGACAGCAACTTCCATATGGATTTCATTGTGGCTGCATCCAACCTCCGGGCAGAGAACTATGACATTCCCCCTGCAGACCGGCACAAG AGCAAGTTGATTGCAGGAAAGATCATCCCGGCCATTGCCACGACCACAGCAGCCGTGGTTGGCCTTGTGTGTCTAGAGCTGTACAAGGTGGTGCAGGGGCACCGACAGCTTGACTCCTATAAGAATGGTTTCCTCAATTTGGCTCTGCCTTTCTTTGGCTTCTCTGAACCCCTTGCAGCACCCCGTCATCAG TACTATAACCAAGAGTGGACGTTGTGGGATCGCTTTGAGGTACAGGGGCTGCAGTCTAATGGTGAGGAGATGACCCTCAAACAGTTCCTTGACTACTTCAAG aCAGAGCATAAGCTGGAGATCACCATGCTGTCCCAGGGTGTGTCTATGCTCTACTCCTTCTTCATGCCAGCTGCCAAGCTCAAGGAACGGTTGGATCAGCC GATGACAGAGATCGTAAGCCGTGTGTCGAAGCGAAAGCTGGGCCGCCATGTGCGGGCCCTGGTGCTTGAGCTGTGCTGCAACGACGAGAGCGGTGAGGACGTTGAGGTCCCCTATGTACGATACACCATCCGCTGA
- the CDK16 gene encoding cyclin-dependent kinase 16 isoform X1, which translates to MQSEVAMDRMKKIKRQLSMTLRGGRGVDKTNGAPEQIGLDESGGGGGSDLGEGPTHAALGEPRSGRGPLSSAPEIVHEDLKMGSDGESDQASATSSDEVQSPVRVRMRNHPPRKISTEDINKRLSLPADIRLPEGYLEKLTLNSPIFDKPLSRRLRRVSLSEIGFGKLETYIKLDKLGEGTYATVYKGKSKLTDNLVALKEIRLEHEEGAPCTAIREVSLLKDLKHANIVTLHDIIHTEKSLTLVFEYLDKDLKQYLDDCGNVINMHNVKLFLFQLLRGLAYCHRQKVLHRDLKPQNLLINERGELKLADFGLARAKSIPTKTYSNEVVTLWYRPPDILLGSTDYSTQIDMWGVGCIFYEMATGRPLFPGSTVEEQLHFIFRILGTPTEETWPGILSNEEFKTYNYPKYRAEALLSHAPRLDSDGADLLTKLLQFEGRNRISAEDAMKHPFFLSLGERIHKLPDTTSIFALKEIQLQKEASIRSSSMPDSGRPAFRVVDTEF; encoded by the exons ATGCAGTCCGAG GTCGCCATGGATCGGATGAAGAAGATCAAACGGCAGCTGTCAATGACACTCCGAGGGGGCCGAGGCGTAGATAAGACCAATGGTGCCCCTGAACAGATAGGCCTGGATGAGAgtggcggtggcggcggcagTGACCTTGGAGAGGGCCCCACACATGCTGCCCTGGGGGAACCTCGCTCTGGACGGGGCCCACTCAGCTCTGCACCAG AGATTGTACACGAGGACTTGAAGATGGGGTCTGACGGGGAAAGTGACCAGGCTTCAGCCACGTCCTCGGATGAGGTGCAGTCACCAGTGAGGGTGCGCATGCGCAACCATCCCCCACGCAAGATCTCCACTGAG GACATCAACAAGCGCCTATCACTACCAGCCGACATCCGGCTGCCCGAGGGCTACCTTGAGAAGCTGACCCTCAATAGCCCCATCTTCGACAAGCCCCTCAGTCGCCGCCTCCGCCGTGTCAGCCTG TCTGAGATTGGCTTTGGGAAACTGGAGACCTACATCAAGCTGGACAAGCTGGGAGAG GGTACCTATGCCACCGTCTACAAAGGCAAAAGCAAGCTCACAGACAACCTCGTGGCACTCAAGGAGATCAGACTGGAACACGAAGAGGGGGCACCCTGCACCGCCATCCGGGAAG TGTCCCTGCTCAAGGACCTCAAACACGCCAACATCGTCACGCTACACGACATCATTCACACAGAGAAGTCCCTCACCCTTGTCTTTGAGTACCTG GACAAGGACCTGAAGCAGTACCTGGATGACTGTGGGAACGTCATCAACATGCACAACGTGAAA CTGTTCCTGTTCCAGCTGCTCCGTGGCCTGGCCTACTGCCACCGGCAGAAGGTGCTACACCGAGACCTCAAGCCCCAGAACCTGCTCATCAATGAGAGAGGAGAGCTCAAGCTGGCCGACTTTG GCCTGGCCCGGGCCAAGTCAATTCCAACGAAGACCTACTCCAATGAGGTGGTAACACTGTGGTACCGGCCCCCCGACATCCTGCTCGGGTCCACAGACTACTCCACTCAGATTGACATGTG GGGTGTGGGCTGCATCTTCTATGAGATGGCCACAGGCCGGCCCCTCTTCCCGGGCTCCACGGTGGAGGAACAGCTGCACTTCATCTTCCGCATCTTGG GAACCCCAACTGAGGAGACATGGCCGGGCATCCTGTCCAATGAAGAGTTCAAGACATACAACTACCCCAAGTACCGAGCCGAGGCCCTTTTGAGCCATGCGCCCCG ACTTGACAGCGACGGGGCTGACCTCCTCACCAAGCTGCTGCAG TTTGAAGGTCGCAATCGGATCTCCGCAGAAGATGCCATGAAACATCCATTCTTCCTCAGTCTGGGGGAACGGATCCACAAACTTCCTGACA CTACTTCCATATTTGCACTAAAGGAGATCCAGCTACAAAAGGAGGCCAGCATTCGGTCTTCGTCAATGCCTGACTCAG GCAGGCCAGCTTTCCGAGTGGTGGACACCGAGTTCTAA